The Sphingomonas carotinifaciens genomic sequence CGCGCTTCTTGACCGCATTGCCGCGATTGTTCGCAGCGTCCATCAGCTCGCCCGACAGGCGGGCCGACATGGTGTTCTCCGAACGCGCACGTGCGGCCGAGATCAGCCAGCGGATCGCCAGCGCCTGGGCGCGCTCGGGGCGCACCTCGACCGGCACCTGGTAGGTCGCACCGCCGACGCGGCGCGACCGGACCTCGATGCCCGGCTTGATGTTGTTCAGCGCATCGTGGAACACGCCCAGCGGCTCGCGCTTGGCGCGGGTTTCGACGGTTTCCAGTGCGCTGTAGACGATCAGCTCCGCGACGGACTTCTTGCCGTCCAGCATGACCGAATTCATGAACTTCGACAGGACCTGATCCCCGTATACGGGATCGGGCAGGATTTCCCGCTTTTCGGGACGACGACGACGAGCCATTCTCGTATTTCCTTACAAATCTTCAGCCTTGGATGGTCCAGATGCCCGTTTGCACGGGCCCGACCGGCTTACTTCGGACGCTTCGCGCCGTACTTGGAGCGGGACTGACGACGATCCTTGACGCCCTGCGTATCGAGCACGCCGCGCAGCACGTGGTAGCGAACGCCGGGAAGATCGCGCACACGGCCGCCGCGGATGAGCACCACCGAGTGCTCCTGCAGGTTGTGGCCTTCGCCCGGAATGTAGCTGATGACTTCGCGGCTGTTGGTCAGGCGGACCTTGGCCACCTTGCGCAAAGCCGAGTTCGGCTTCTTCGGGGTCGTCGTGTATACGCGGGTGCAGACGCCGCGCTTCTGCGGGTTCTGCTCCATTGCAGGGACCTTGGACTTGGCCTTCTGCGGTTCGCGGCCCTTGCGGACCAGCTGGTTGATCGTGGGCATTGAAGCCTTCACCTCATCTAGGGTTACTTTGCTGGAGCCTTCACAGCACATAGGAATACAAAAAGGGGCGATGGCCGGCTTTTCACCACCGTCCAGGCCCATAAATGCATCCAGCAATGTTCAAGCTTGCCCTCCGGAGAATCCTCCTTCGAGCAGCGGCGCCTATACGCAGTTGCCCGATTAGCGTCAACGGCACCACCACCCAGGGCCGGGACCACACCCACGGCTCGGCACCGAATATTTGATCCTCCAGCGAAAAGCACCGCTTGCCCTGCCCCCAAACGCCGGCTAAGGGCCGCCGCAGGCTAGGAGTGTAGCTCAGTTGGTAGAGCATCGGTCTCCAAAACCGAGGGCCGTGGGTTCGAGTCCCTCCACTCCTGCCATTTTCTCCGACATCGACGGGCAATCCGCCGGACGTGCATCGCGCATGCATGGTGTCGTTGAGGGAATACAACAGCTTTGCATGCCTTTTTGAGATGACAA encodes the following:
- the rpsL gene encoding 30S ribosomal protein S12, which produces MPTINQLVRKGREPQKAKSKVPAMEQNPQKRGVCTRVYTTTPKKPNSALRKVAKVRLTNSREVISYIPGEGHNLQEHSVVLIRGGRVRDLPGVRYHVLRGVLDTQGVKDRRQSRSKYGAKRPK
- the rpsG gene encoding 30S ribosomal protein S7 yields the protein MARRRRPEKREILPDPVYGDQVLSKFMNSVMLDGKKSVAELIVYSALETVETRAKREPLGVFHDALNNIKPGIEVRSRRVGGATYQVPVEVRPERAQALAIRWLISAARARSENTMSARLSGELMDAANNRGNAVKKREDTHRMAEANRAFSHYRW